A single window of Gemmatimonadaceae bacterium DNA harbors:
- a CDS encoding endonuclease/exonuclease/phosphatase family protein, translating into MNRMVPDTLYSPADCGKSAVGPLVWLSLAVAIACSPPPATGGGDSPGRVIRVMTYNIQAGGGQLENVAEAIRGVTPDVVALQEVDVHWSDRSAFADQAAQLSKSLGMQARFARIYRFAPADSAGPPREYGVALLSKCPILSFTNHTLTRLSTQEANAAPAPMPGFLEASVNLGGATVRVFNTHLDYRADPAIRQQQVAEMLAIIGESPGPTLLLGDLNAQPEAPELQPLFGKLKDVWSSREERGFTYPAALPDRRIDYILASPHFRARSVRVPVTQASDHRPVVADLILPGDSDGHKGSCDADG; encoded by the coding sequence ATGAACCGAATGGTTCCAGATACGCTGTACAGCCCTGCGGACTGCGGGAAAAGTGCCGTTGGCCCCCTGGTGTGGCTGAGTCTTGCCGTCGCCATCGCCTGTTCTCCGCCTCCCGCCACGGGCGGTGGTGACTCGCCTGGCCGCGTCATTCGTGTGATGACGTACAACATTCAAGCCGGCGGAGGACAACTGGAAAATGTCGCGGAGGCAATCCGCGGCGTGACGCCGGACGTCGTTGCACTTCAGGAAGTCGATGTTCACTGGAGTGACCGAAGCGCCTTCGCGGATCAGGCCGCACAACTATCGAAGTCGTTGGGGATGCAAGCACGCTTCGCGCGGATCTATCGATTCGCCCCGGCAGACTCGGCCGGACCGCCGCGTGAATACGGTGTTGCCTTGCTCAGCAAATGCCCCATTCTGTCCTTTACCAACCATACGCTCACACGGTTGTCCACCCAGGAAGCGAATGCGGCGCCCGCTCCGATGCCCGGGTTTCTGGAGGCGAGCGTGAATCTCGGCGGAGCGACGGTTCGTGTATTCAACACGCACCTCGACTATCGCGCAGATCCGGCTATTCGGCAGCAGCAGGTCGCCGAGATGCTGGCGATTATCGGCGAGTCGCCCGGCCCAACGCTGCTCCTCGGCGACTTGAATGCGCAGCCGGAGGCACCGGAGCTCCAGCCTCTCTTCGGCAAGCTGAAAGATGTATGGTCTTCACGGGAGGAGCGCGGCTTTACGTATCCCGCAGCTCTCCCGGATCGCCGCATCGACTACATCCTTGCGTCGCCACATTTTCGCGCGCGATCGGTGCGTGTACCCGTCACTCAGGCGTCCGACCATCGCCCTGTCGTTGCAGACCTGATTCTGCCGGGAGACTCAGACGGACACAAAGGCTCCTGTGATGCCGACGGATAG
- a CDS encoding DUF4230 domain-containing protein has translation MTVPPTTPPETPPVAPKSSLFPLAILAVGLLILLAAGYCTVKTVPRLIGFGGGGTTVTHDLVVDRMRTVAKLVSSETTVRDVVIYQNTRYGSTKRTLVVVTGRLLAGINLEANPSVRIDNDSKSIAMELPPAQLIGVEVLDLRTYDERAGLWNPFTPADRDSIQRQVRAQLTKAGNDSEILEHANRSAVEMLRTMLAQDGYRVEVNIRGKPKPTGVDR, from the coding sequence ATGACCGTACCTCCTACGACTCCCCCCGAGACCCCACCGGTAGCTCCGAAATCGTCGCTGTTCCCGCTGGCGATTCTCGCGGTTGGCCTGCTGATCCTGCTCGCCGCCGGTTACTGCACGGTGAAGACAGTCCCGAGGCTGATCGGCTTCGGCGGTGGCGGGACAACCGTCACCCACGATCTCGTGGTTGACCGCATGCGAACAGTCGCCAAGCTCGTCTCGAGCGAGACGACCGTGCGCGATGTCGTCATCTATCAGAACACGCGATACGGATCGACTAAGCGAACGCTCGTCGTCGTCACCGGCCGGCTTCTCGCGGGAATCAATCTCGAGGCCAACCCCAGCGTCCGCATCGACAATGACTCGAAGAGCATCGCGATGGAGCTGCCGCCCGCGCAGCTTATCGGAGTCGAGGTTCTCGACCTCAGGACTTACGACGAGCGAGCGGGATTGTGGAATCCCTTCACTCCCGCCGACCGCGATTCGATTCAGCGCCAGGTTCGCGCGCAGCTGACCAAGGCAGGCAACGACAGCGAGATTCTCGAGCACGCAAACCGCAGCGCAGTAGAGATGCTCCGTACGATGCTGGCGCAGGACGGCTACCGTGTGGAAGTGAATATCAGGGGGAAACCGAAGCCGACGGGCGTGGATCGCTGA
- a CDS encoding YggT family protein, producing MGSALGAVNVAFEIVRVVILALAVLFALICILDWLVRTRRLNLFGATARFTRTRIDPFLAPIERRVVSAGGNPVSAPLWALAAVVIGGILVISLLDFIRAQMYGLTFAVRGGPREMFRLLVSWAFDFVRIALLVRVVSSWLPVSPHSKWIHWSYVVTEPILRPLRQVIPTLGMIDITPIIAYFLIGFIQAAVLGLI from the coding sequence GTGGGATCCGCGCTTGGCGCGGTCAACGTTGCGTTCGAGATCGTGCGCGTCGTGATTCTCGCGCTTGCCGTTTTATTCGCGCTGATCTGCATCCTGGACTGGCTCGTGCGCACGCGCCGTCTGAATCTCTTTGGCGCGACGGCGCGATTCACCAGAACGAGAATCGATCCCTTCCTCGCGCCAATCGAGCGTCGCGTCGTTTCCGCTGGTGGAAATCCGGTCAGCGCTCCACTGTGGGCACTCGCTGCCGTCGTCATCGGCGGAATCCTCGTCATCAGCCTGCTCGATTTCATTCGCGCCCAGATGTACGGACTGACCTTCGCCGTTCGGGGTGGACCGCGCGAAATGTTCAGGCTGCTCGTGTCCTGGGCGTTCGACTTCGTGCGGATCGCACTGCTCGTCCGCGTTGTGAGCTCGTGGCTGCCGGTCTCGCCTCACTCGAAATGGATTCACTGGTCGTACGTAGTGACCGAGCCGATCCTGAGACCGCTCCGGCAGGTGATTCCGACGCTCGGCATGATCGATATCACGCCGATCATCGCCTACTTCCTCATAGGTTTTATTCAGGCCGCGGTACTTGGATTGATATAG
- a CDS encoding protein phosphatase 2C domain-containing protein yields the protein MTGSSEVSTEAARASEAGPDPGPRPLDNQLDVYGLTHPGKKRPNNEDHFLICALQKQMEVYHTSLPDTSHLGSNERMAFLAMVADGVGGAAAGEEASRLALEAVTRYVSGALHCYYTSDPHDDTSFMHELEEAALKVHNEIAATSASDRSLRGMATTLTLFLGIWPRGYMLQVGDSRAYTLKDGKLTQTTRDQTMAEELIDQGVFTRTDAAQTKWAHVLSSAIGGPQAAPVVRGFDQAWGQVGLMCSDGLTRHVSDDQIRDRLMSLTSSRQACETLLQDALDAGGADNITIIVARTIGGKQKE from the coding sequence ATGACCGGCTCTTCAGAAGTCTCGACTGAAGCTGCACGCGCCAGCGAGGCCGGTCCCGACCCGGGCCCGCGGCCGCTCGATAACCAGCTCGACGTCTACGGCCTTACGCATCCCGGCAAGAAGCGCCCGAATAACGAGGATCATTTCCTCATCTGCGCTCTTCAAAAGCAGATGGAGGTTTACCACACCAGTCTGCCCGATACATCGCACCTGGGTTCCAACGAGCGGATGGCGTTTCTCGCCATGGTGGCCGACGGCGTGGGCGGGGCCGCAGCGGGTGAAGAAGCGAGTCGCCTCGCACTCGAGGCGGTGACCCGGTACGTGTCCGGAGCGCTGCACTGCTACTACACGAGCGATCCGCACGACGACACGAGCTTCATGCACGAGCTCGAGGAGGCCGCGCTCAAGGTGCACAACGAGATCGCCGCCACATCCGCGTCGGATAGGAGTTTACGCGGAATGGCCACGACGCTGACGCTTTTTCTCGGAATCTGGCCGCGGGGTTACATGCTGCAGGTGGGGGACAGCCGCGCGTACACCCTGAAGGACGGGAAGCTGACCCAGACGACCCGCGATCAGACCATGGCCGAAGAGCTGATCGATCAGGGAGTATTCACGCGCACAGACGCGGCGCAGACGAAATGGGCGCACGTATTGTCGAGCGCGATCGGAGGCCCCCAGGCTGCACCCGTTGTAAGAGGGTTCGACCAGGCGTGGGGACAAGTCGGGCTGATGTGCAGCGACGGTCTCACGCGTCACGTGTCAGACGATCAGATCCGCGACCGTCTCATGTCGTTGACGTCATCGCGCCAGGCGTGTGAGACCCTCCTGCAGGATGCGCTCGACGCTGGCGGCGCGGACAACATCACGATCATCGTCGCCCGGACAATAGGCGGAAAACAGAAGGAATAG
- a CDS encoding prolyl oligopeptidase family serine peptidase, with the protein MTSIRPVRRATLLALTFPIFAGAQTTSGALKYPISIKANQVDDYHGVKVADHYRGLEDPDSPQTKAWVQAQNAVTFGYLGAIPERVAIRNRLTQMWNYPRFDAPYKSGGRYFQFQNTGLQNQPVLFVRNGNGPWRVLLDPNTLSADGTVALNASEPSPDGNFVAYATTVSGSDWQEIRIRNVEARRDLPEQLKWVKFSGISWTRDNKGFFYERYDEPKTGNTLTNVNKGHKVYYHRINKPQTSDELVYEQRDQPDWLFDTQVTEDGKFAIITVYQGTDQRTRLYYLFLGDNGKKPNLNVPIVRFIDRFEAEYQFIGNMGDVFLVRTDRTAPKGRVVSIDINNPQPNRWLTVIGEGKDALTDAKVIGNRLVVSYLQNARSSVRFYGMPTDRDLRDLRRPPTGDPRGGISRAPMPERLDTTRRDMARGGVGYPFIRELDLPGIGTVTQITGKPEDDEMFYQFTSYLSPRAVYRVDVDRGRSEPYTTPKLPVDLSRFETKQVFYTSKDGTRVPMFITAKKGTALDGSNPTILYGYGGFNIAETPTFSSANLVWLEMGGIYAVANLRGGGEYGKEWHEAGMLAKKQNVFDDFIAAAEYLIREKYTSTPKLAISGGSNGGLLVGAVLNQRPDLFSAALPAAGVMDMLRFHKFTIGWAWVSDYGSPDEPKQFEVLRAYSPVHNIKPGTRYPAVLITAADHDDRVVPGHSFKYAAALQDAQAGPAPILIRIETKAGHGAGKPVNKLIEEAADKFAFLVKNLNMRVSLL; encoded by the coding sequence GTGACAAGTATTCGTCCGGTCAGGCGAGCGACGCTGCTCGCGCTCACGTTCCCCATATTTGCGGGCGCGCAAACCACATCAGGGGCGCTCAAGTATCCGATATCGATAAAGGCAAACCAGGTAGACGACTACCACGGCGTGAAGGTCGCCGATCACTACCGTGGCCTCGAGGATCCGGATTCTCCGCAGACAAAAGCCTGGGTCCAGGCCCAGAATGCAGTGACCTTCGGCTACCTCGGAGCCATCCCGGAGCGTGTCGCTATCCGCAACCGGCTGACGCAGATGTGGAACTATCCACGCTTCGACGCGCCCTACAAATCGGGCGGCAGATACTTTCAGTTCCAGAATACCGGGCTTCAGAACCAGCCCGTTCTCTTCGTCAGGAACGGCAACGGCCCGTGGCGCGTGCTGCTCGACCCGAACACTCTGTCAGCCGACGGTACGGTAGCGCTGAACGCGAGCGAGCCTTCCCCCGACGGAAACTTCGTTGCCTACGCCACGACTGTAAGCGGATCCGACTGGCAGGAGATTCGTATCCGCAATGTGGAGGCCCGGCGTGACCTGCCCGAGCAGCTCAAGTGGGTGAAGTTCTCCGGCATCTCGTGGACAAGGGACAATAAAGGATTCTTCTACGAGCGGTATGACGAGCCAAAGACCGGCAACACGCTCACCAATGTCAACAAGGGACACAAGGTCTACTACCATCGCATCAACAAGCCGCAGACGTCCGACGAGCTGGTCTACGAGCAGCGCGACCAGCCGGACTGGTTGTTCGATACGCAGGTTACGGAGGACGGGAAGTTCGCGATCATCACGGTTTACCAGGGCACCGACCAGCGCACACGGCTCTACTATCTGTTCCTGGGCGACAACGGAAAGAAGCCAAACCTCAATGTTCCGATTGTCCGCTTCATCGACCGCTTCGAGGCCGAGTATCAGTTCATTGGCAACATGGGGGACGTCTTTCTCGTTCGCACGGACCGTACGGCGCCAAAGGGTCGCGTAGTCTCGATCGACATCAACAACCCGCAGCCGAACCGGTGGCTCACCGTTATCGGTGAGGGCAAGGATGCGCTGACCGACGCGAAGGTTATCGGAAACCGGCTCGTCGTGTCGTACCTGCAGAACGCGCGCTCGTCCGTGCGATTCTATGGAATGCCGACCGATCGCGACTTGCGCGACCTTCGGCGCCCACCCACCGGTGACCCGCGCGGCGGGATTTCGCGCGCGCCCATGCCGGAAAGGCTCGATACGACGAGGCGCGACATGGCACGCGGCGGAGTGGGATATCCGTTCATCCGGGAGCTCGATCTCCCCGGCATCGGCACGGTCACGCAAATCACCGGGAAGCCCGAGGACGATGAGATGTTCTACCAGTTCACGTCCTACCTCTCGCCTCGCGCAGTGTACCGCGTCGACGTGGACCGAGGCCGCAGTGAGCCGTACACTACTCCAAAGCTGCCGGTTGATCTCTCGCGGTTCGAGACAAAGCAGGTTTTCTACACGAGCAAGGATGGCACGCGCGTGCCGATGTTCATCACCGCGAAAAAGGGTACGGCGCTCGACGGAAGCAACCCGACCATCCTCTACGGATACGGCGGATTCAACATTGCTGAGACTCCGACGTTTTCATCGGCCAACCTCGTCTGGCTTGAGATGGGCGGGATCTACGCCGTCGCAAACCTTCGCGGAGGAGGCGAGTACGGCAAGGAATGGCATGAAGCCGGGATGCTCGCAAAGAAACAGAATGTCTTCGATGATTTCATCGCGGCCGCGGAGTATCTGATTCGCGAGAAATACACGTCGACCCCGAAGCTCGCGATCTCCGGAGGCTCAAACGGTGGACTTCTCGTCGGTGCGGTTCTCAATCAGAGACCGGACCTGTTCAGCGCGGCACTCCCTGCGGCTGGAGTGATGGATATGCTCCGGTTCCACAAGTTCACCATCGGCTGGGCGTGGGTCTCCGACTATGGCTCTCCCGATGAGCCGAAGCAGTTCGAAGTCCTTCGCGCGTATTCGCCCGTTCACAACATCAAGCCCGGAACTCGTTACCCCGCAGTTCTGATCACCGCTGCTGACCATGACGACCGTGTGGTACCTGGGCATTCGTTCAAGTATGCGGCTGCCCTTCAGGATGCGCAGGCCGGACCGGCACCCATCCTGATTCGCATCGAGACGAAAGCAGGCCACGGCGCGGGCAAGCCCGTCAACAAACTGATCGAGGAGGCCGCGGACAAGTTCGCCTTCCTTGTGAAAAACCTGAACATGCGCGTTTCACTGCTGTGA